AGAATCCTGGATTGGGCGTTCGGAGCCTTCACGCTCGGGGAATCACCGGACAAGGTGTGGGAATAGCCATTCTCGACCAAACATTGTTAATTGAGCACGTAGAATATGCAGATCGAATTCAGCTTTATGAAGAGATTAATTACGAACCGGAATTTCCAGCCGCAATGCATGGCCCTGCTGTAACCTCACTCGCAGTTGGCAAAAACACAGGGACGGCTCCGGGAGCAAGTGTCTATTACATCGCAGTGAATGTGACAGATCCATCATCGATGCCCTCCGACATGAAGCGTAATTTTCAATATCTAGCTCAAGGTGTGCGACGCATTATCGAAATCAATCGACTATTGCCCGCAAGCCAGAAAATTCGAGTGATCTCAACAAGTATTGGGTGGAATCCAGAGGAGATTGGATATGAAGATATAACGGCCGCAGTTGAAGAAGCGAACGAGGAGGGAATTCTCGTAATCTCCGGCAGGATGTATTTGACCTATGATTACCGATTGTACTGGTTGGGCCGCTACCCGTACGATGATCCTGATTCCTTCGATTCCTACGGACTTTGTGTGTTATGTGCAGAAGTTACTCCCGACGATCCTGCTTTGGAAAACAGTCTATTGATTCCCATGGATTCCAGGACCGTTGCGGGTTTTACGGGGGTCGAGGACTATGCTTATTTCAGCGTTGGGGGCGGCAGTTGGACCATGCCTTATCTGGCGGGGGTGTATGCACTTGCCGTGCAGGTTGACCCGTCGATCACGCCGGATGATTTCCTGGAATTGGCGGTTGAAACAGGCCGTGTGCTTGAAATTACGCGCGGCGACGAGTCGTTCATCCTGGGGACGATCATCGATCCGGTTGCGCTAATCGAAGTGTTAATCAAGTGACATGATCAGGCACTAGGGAAAGATATCCTGCAGATGGCTCATGCTGCTTGTCGATGATATTGGCGGCCATAATGACCAGGATTGGCATGACAACACGCGTTCTGACCAGGTGCGCCCGAATGGGCACTCATTCGAGGTGAGATTGCACTTTGTCTCCGGGCGTGTAGGACTTCCCCCCAACGCTATTTTCGATCCTCGCGACTTTGTCCTCGCTCAGGCCGTACATCACCGGGATCGGGACGGATTCTCCAGGAGTTGTTGTATCATCAGAGATGAGAGCGGCTTCTGTCCCAAAAGGAGAAGGCGATGTTCAAGTCCAAGGGCCTTGTTGGGAGGGGGTTCGCGTACCTGGCGGCGTCCGTCATCCTCTTGCTGCTGGCTGCGTGCGGCTCCACGGATTCGTCGAAGGTGCCGTCGACATCCGCTTCATACTACGTCTCACCCCTCGGCAACGATGATTGGAGCGGCGAGTTGGAAGTGCCCAACAGATCAGGAACAGACGGTCCCTTTCTTACACTCCAGAGAGTGATAGAAGAAGTACGCGTGCGTTTGAGGAAGCCGCAAACGGAAGATTTCATTGTTTATATCCGCGAAGGGACCTACTACCTGGAGGACCCGCTCGTATTCCATAAGGAAGACTCGGGCCGGGACGGATTCCACGTGGTTTTCTGCAACTACGCCGGGGAAGCACCCGTTATCAGTGGGGGAATCGAACTTACGGATTGGGAATCTCTTGAGGATGGTGTCTTCACCACCAGCGTGGATACGGCGTTCAACGTGCTCTACGAAGGCGATCAAACCGGCGTTCTCGCACGGTATCCGAACCGGAACCCGGAGGCGATCAGCCCCGGCAAACACGCATACATGAAGATCGAGGCGCTGCTCGAAGGGCACGAGTATGATGGATTCTATTTTGACCCGGGGACATTTCCGGTCATGGACGACTGGTCGACCCTGGAGATGACAACCTGGAACGGCGGGGAGCATGGGGAATTTCACTGGAGAACCTACATGGGGCAGGTGACGCAGATCTCCTATGCGGACGGCACCCTCATGGCGGACTTGAACGACATTTCCCCTCGCTGGGTGGACATGCTCGGTCCGGGTACGGATTACTTCATACAAAACTCGCCGGAGCTGCTGGACGGACCGGGCGAGTTCTATCTCGATCAGAACACGCTCTACTATCGACCCTGGCAGGCGCCGGGCGAAGGTCATCCCGTCATCGCACCGCGTCTGGATTACCCATCTACATGAAAAACGCAGAAGACATCCAGATCCTGGGGAATCACTTGCAGCACATCGGCGGCATTGGTATTTACACCACAGGCAACGGCGTGCGCCGCATCACGATCGAGAACAATCTGATCGATCATATCGGCGACACGGCGATTGAAATCAACGGCCAATGGGACGTACCCAATGAAAGCAACGACCACCTCATCGAAAATAACCACATCCACCACACGGGCATGCTGATTCCCTCTGCGCGGGGCATCCAAATCTACAACAGCTCCAATGATCGTGTCGCCCACAATCTGTTACACGACATCCCCAAGGGCGCCATCGGTTTCGGAGGATCGGGGACATCCAACAACTTGGTGGAATTCAACGAAATACACAGCGTGCTCCAGGACAGCCAGGACATGGGGCCGATCTACTTCGGCGGCGTCGGTCCGGATAACGTGATCCACAACAATTACCTTCATGACGTTTACGGCCTCTTTTCCTACCAGGGTGGTATTTACATGGATCAGGGAACAAGTGGCTATACCATCACCAACAATCTGGTGGAAAATTTCGGGTGGCAGGGCGGCGGCCGGATTTCAGGTTTGATCGATGCGTCCGATATCGAGACGGTCATTCGCAATAATTTCCTCGTGCTGAACAACGTGCACCTCTCCAGCGCCATCTTTCCCCGTGAGTACAGCATCGAAGAAGCGGGCACGGAGGCAAATTCCGCGGCATCCACGCCGCCGAACGACATCGACGTCATCGGCAACATCTTCTACAACAACGATGGGCCGATCTACAGCTTTCGCTTCGGGAGCGAAGGTTCCTGGCTGCGGCAGTCCGACATGAATCTCTTCTTCAGCGATCAGGGCATGTACCGGGTGGTGGGCATTCCCGGCGTGATAACCCTGGAGGATTGGCAGGCGTTGGCGGACGGTCGTTTCGATCAAAACTCCCTCATCGCCGATCCCTTGTTCGTCAATGTCGAGTCGAGTGACTATCGCCTGCGCTTTGATTCGCCGGCCTACGGGTTGGGCATCGAGGACATCGATCAGGCGGATGTCGGTTTGACCGCGGATTTCCCCTTCGAATCCCCCGACAGCTCCTTGCATCGAATGTATATCACCTCGGACGTGGCCGGAAACAGCGCCAACCTGCATCTCGCAGTTGGGGAAAAGGCAATGCTGACGATCACCGCGCGAACGGCAAGCGGGTATATCCTGGATCCCGGGGACTACGTGCAGAAGTGCCTTTCGAGCGAAATCGACAAGGTCTTTGTGAATCATGCCGGTCAGATCCAGGCCAAAGAACAGGGCTTCGCGCAAGTCACGTGCTCGGTGGAAGCGAACGGCGTCAAGCTGTCTCTTCCGGTCTACGTTCTGGTCGATACGACAGTAGAGGAGGCTGCGGCACTGGTGCCCCCAGCGGCCCTCCCGGATACACAACCGGCCTATCTCGAAGAGCTGGAGAGAATCGATTTTGACACCAACGAGGGGCTGATCGATCATTGGCCGTCCTATAACTCGTGGGAGATCGTGCACGAGGACGGAACGGTCATGTACTGCGGGTACGAAGAAGAAACTGGGACGCACATGTCCTTTGGTTCGATGGGGTGGACGGATTACCAGGTGGACGTCCGCCTGCGGATCGCGGGCGAACCGAATGCCGCGGCCGACATCCGGCAGCGGGAAGGATGGGGGGACGATTCGCATCACTATGTACACACACTTAATTCGGGTGCGGATGGCCAATGGGTCAGCCAGATCTACTGCGACAGTGACGATTGCTCTGCCTGGAAGAGCATCAATACCCCGATAGAACGGGGGGAGTGGATCCAATTCAGGGCGGAGGTGGAAGGAACCATGATTCGCACCTATCTGAACGGCCGCCTGGTATTGACCCAGTACCTGGACTTCACTTCGGTTGGAAACGCGGGAATGCGGGCACGACCTGGCACCACACTTTGCATCGACGACATCACGGTCCGTTCGCTCGACCGGTCAGCGGAGGCGCTGGATCGGGCCAGCACGGCACAATCCGGTCGATCGCAGCCCGTCTATTTATGGCCCGGTGAAGATCAGAAAGTCATAGGCCAGCTTCCAGGAGGTGTGGAAGTCTACCTGCTGGACGAGGACCAGGAGTGGGCCTACATCCGGCTGGACGGCAGTGGTCTCCAGGGCTGGGTCCCCATACAAGGACTGGAGATGCCCTGAGACTGTACGGGAGACATCAACGGCGTGGCTATCGTTTTCCCCCTCTCACGCAGATAGGACCTCCCAGATCCTGACCATTGCCAGCGTGTCCAACTCACAGTAGCGGAGCAGGTTTTCGCGCGTTTCGCTGATCTTTTCGCCGGGAATGCGGCCGGTCATAATATCCGCCCAGGCCAGCATCGCATCGTCTCCTCTGGAGATCGGCAGGTCATCGTAGTTGAGAGCGCCATCGTCCACCAGGACGGGCAAAACGTTCTTGATGGAAGCGCTTCCGTGGAAGTCGGGATGGACGTAGTATCCCTTGCTGAAAGGATCCATCAGATCGTACATCCTGTCGTTGACCCCCAGCAGGAAATCCCCATACTCCGGGTACATTTGCGCCATTTCTTTGTTCCGGCCGGCCTCAAAGGTTTTGTTCCAAACGATAACGGAACCCGATCGACCCATATGTTGGACCAGATGCTGAACGATCTTGTTTCCCGGGTCGCCCTGCTCCGTGATCAAACATTCAAAGTGTTCCGGGACGCTCCCGGGTTCGGCAATGACGTGAAGGGAATATTGAAACACGATGGGCTGGTAGGGCTTATACCCGTCGAAGAGAGGCACTGCAGGATTGTAAGTTTCATAATCGAGGAAGTAAAGCGGATACTGCAATCGATCGAGTTCGTCTTTGATGGCCGCAATGTCGATCAAAGGTTTTCCCTGTTTCACGGCCAACATGTGCAGGGTTTGGCGGTCTGACAATGGAAAATCATTGGGGATATCTTTAATCCTGAACACCGCTCTGCCGATTAATCCTCTAGCCTTCTTCTGGTTGAGCCGGGGTATGTTGTAGATAGGATATTCCGGCAATTCCGGATGGCACAGGGAAGGACACGGACACCTATCTGGTTTTAGACAATTCGCAATTCCCGTGGGCGTTGCCTTTGTTGCCACCAGCCGGGCATCTTCTCGAGCGACCGCAACCTCGTCTCTGACCTTCGCGCTTTCCTCGGTGAGGTTTTCTATGATGAACAACTGGTTTAGATCGATTTCGCCCGACCGGACGTATTCCTTGTTGAGCAGCACGAGATAGGCGCTGCGAACCGGAATGGTGGCTTCACACACCACGCGTTGGAATGCCACGTCATAGATGTAATCTTTACGAATCGATGTCGAACTTTTAATCTCATAGATGTCGTAGACTTGATTGCCCGTATCCAACGCCAGGACATCCACCCGGGCCTGAAAATCACCGTCCGTGAAAGTCTTTTGAGGCATCAGTTCATAAGCAGACGTGGCGAGACATCCCCGTAGGAATTCGTTCGCCAACTTTTCAATCGCTTTACCTTGCTCCATGAGGTGTAAGTCGTACGCGGATGGAGCGATCTCGATCTTAGCGTGCTTCTCCGCCCACATGTGCAGCGGAGCATCGAACATGTAAGTAATGAAATTCGTTTTCGTTATCATCCGTCTGAAAACCCCCGTCCAAGAAATACAACATAACCCGAGGAATTCCTTAGCAACGTTTGGTTGACTTGAGGAACGTCGATATAATGCTCGGGATAAACATCCAAATTACACGATAGCCGAGTCC
This DNA window, taken from Anaerolineales bacterium, encodes the following:
- a CDS encoding S8 family serine peptidase encodes the protein MRVRIGLLCVIFVFVSSGCRHLATTTPYATEDFQSEFHIIDRHPPANQWHQGKLSWLPGFSLDTENPMMMDLRSADVSGLNLTGEWSVLQYAAFDSNTIWPTEDRMPPEFDKDLIMELGKNPGLGVRSLHARGITGQGVGIAILDQTLLIEHVEYADRIQLYEEINYEPEFPAAMHGPAVTSLAVGKNTGTAPGASVYYIAVNVTDPSSMPSDMKRNFQYLAQGVRRIIEINRLLPASQKIRVISTSIGWNPEEIGYEDITAAVEEANEEGILVISGRMYLTYDYRLYWLGRYPYDDPDSFDSYGLCVLCAEVTPDDPALENSLLIPMDSRTVAGFTGVEDYAYFSVGGGSWTMPYLAGVYALAVQVDPSITPDDFLELAVETGRVLEITRGDESFILGTIIDPVALIEVLIK
- a CDS encoding right-handed parallel beta-helix repeat-containing protein, with amino-acid sequence MKNAEDIQILGNHLQHIGGIGIYTTGNGVRRITIENNLIDHIGDTAIEINGQWDVPNESNDHLIENNHIHHTGMLIPSARGIQIYNSSNDRVAHNLLHDIPKGAIGFGGSGTSNNLVEFNEIHSVLQDSQDMGPIYFGGVGPDNVIHNNYLHDVYGLFSYQGGIYMDQGTSGYTITNNLVENFGWQGGGRISGLIDASDIETVIRNNFLVLNNVHLSSAIFPREYSIEEAGTEANSAASTPPNDIDVIGNIFYNNDGPIYSFRFGSEGSWLRQSDMNLFFSDQGMYRVVGIPGVITLEDWQALADGRFDQNSLIADPLFVNVESSDYRLRFDSPAYGLGIEDIDQADVGLTADFPFESPDSSLHRMYITSDVAGNSANLHLAVGEKAMLTITARTASGYILDPGDYVQKCLSSEIDKVFVNHAGQIQAKEQGFAQVTCSVEANGVKLSLPVYVLVDTTVEEAAALVPPAALPDTQPAYLEELERIDFDTNEGLIDHWPSYNSWEIVHEDGTVMYCGYEEETGTHMSFGSMGWTDYQVDVRLRIAGEPNAAADIRQREGWGDDSHHYVHTLNSGADGQWVSQIYCDSDDCSAWKSINTPIERGEWIQFRAEVEGTMIRTYLNGRLVLTQYLDFTSVGNAGMRARPGTTLCIDDITVRSLDRSAEALDRASTAQSGRSQPVYLWPGEDQKVIGQLPGGVEVYLLDEDQEWAYIRLDGSGLQGWVPIQGLEMP
- a CDS encoding DUF2779 domain-containing protein; the protein is MITKTNFITYMFDAPLHMWAEKHAKIEIAPSAYDLHLMEQGKAIEKLANEFLRGCLATSAYELMPQKTFTDGDFQARVDVLALDTGNQVYDIYEIKSSTSIRKDYIYDVAFQRVVCEATIPVRSAYLVLLNKEYVRSGEIDLNQLFIIENLTEESAKVRDEVAVAREDARLVATKATPTGIANCLKPDRCPCPSLCHPELPEYPIYNIPRLNQKKARGLIGRAVFRIKDIPNDFPLSDRQTLHMLAVKQGKPLIDIAAIKDELDRLQYPLYFLDYETYNPAVPLFDGYKPYQPIVFQYSLHVIAEPGSVPEHFECLITEQGDPGNKIVQHLVQHMGRSGSVIVWNKTFEAGRNKEMAQMYPEYGDFLLGVNDRMYDLMDPFSKGYYVHPDFHGSASIKNVLPVLVDDGALNYDDLPISRGDDAMLAWADIMTGRIPGEKISETRENLLRYCELDTLAMVRIWEVLSA